In Triticum aestivum cultivar Chinese Spring chromosome 5B, IWGSC CS RefSeq v2.1, whole genome shotgun sequence, the following proteins share a genomic window:
- the LOC123110213 gene encoding uncharacterized protein, whose amino-acid sequence MHSSRAEDITPREVKKRRRIHMANALDGCGASIPYEIIVEVLQWLPVKSIFRFRAVCRSWEALLSSDEFRCLHMTAANDPRRRAPPPKLLYISPTTTFDSTAVYSCSFSSSSSSSRPRDRGDLLFTIDGARGNCVEVVTPMPCRGLTLLYDAIGAAFYICNAATRAATRLPASTEERAARSTAGLEFDAHTDEYKVVRLINRLCHQKDMVRCEIYTPGGRFGDRWRPPAGGVPLSLHQFVYAAVTNAELNKLPPVFAKGCLHWLMRPASFTTTPSVAVVSFSVTEETFTCLWSPPFWVPGAPPIRYGLSKEQLVEMDDQLCLVRDTCNTILYVNVLEIWKLPDYSSGDWLLSHRINLSSHVARDLRESEILRVIGCFSITSRSPRKKIVITTSKHKIFDKYQKMVHTYDPRSEALETILSITETHSTPYYGPPSSRFSFIQDTLAPVHKTDEKIALSSDLAKVTGEILLRLPAKAVIHSKFVCKQWFRLIESDNFIQSYFQHKNMDNRPKVMLLVKGTGQLGFSFAPLNKCLQEAPSNTRLLDTKVVCSKPCHGLNLVSTETEVYLCNPCTGFHRGYSLGPSLLQRMPKAEEHAFTVGNKNIGLTFDPLTQQHVIVAMFYRQKDFKSRQYDLRCTLRWCDSRDRPQLSSVPPLPVNDMPPAYVEGMLYWMSEPRLGQSCEWNIVSFNLATRIFNVVPCPSWFARWNSRNRCRAFVVELEGVLCAVLADPMAEKLDVWKLEDGQWGRAYTIHLEAYPDYSLKTGVVVPLAVDRDHGRILLSTGRKIGLYDPVEQAIQNLYSLDQVPVVRSCSPHHKFLDMPSTSSANSLTCSKEDSAAEMNRMDSKMIPCVPMLYVESLACYTRVPKKQLMW is encoded by the coding sequence ATGCATAGCAGCAGGGCAGAGGATATCACGCCTAGGGAGGTCAAGAAGAGGAGGAGAATTCACATGGCCAATGCACTAGATGGTTGCGGGGCGTCGATTCCATATGAGATTATCGTAGAGGTGCTGCAGTGGCTCCCCGTCAAATCTATCTTCCGCTTCCGGGCAGTTTGTCGCTCCTGGGAGGCGCTGCTCTCCTCCGATGAATTCCGCTGCCTCCATATGACAGCAGCTAATGATCCAAGGCGGCGGGCACCACCACCAAAGCTGCTATACATCTCACCTACCACCACATTCGACTCCACCGCGGTCTACTCGTGCtccttctcatcatcatcatcatctagccGACCCAGAGATCGCGGGGACCTACTGTTTACCATCGACGGTGCCCGTGGCAACTGTGTGGAAGTAGTGACGCCCATGCCATGCCGCGGCCTCACCCTCCTCTACGACGCTATCGGCGCAGCTTTCTACATCTGCAACGCTGCAACACGAGCCGCTACGCGTCTGCCAGCTTCCACTGAGGAACGAGCAGCCAGGTCCACTGCTGGGCTGGAGTTTGATGCCCACACAGATGAGTACAAAGTGGTGAGGTTGATCAATAGGTTGTGTCATCAGAAGGACATGGTGAGGTGTGAGATTTACACACCTGGAGGCCGCTTTGGGGATCGCTGGAGGCCGCCTGCCGGAGGAGTACCCTTGAGCTTGCATCAGTTTGTATATGCCGCTGTTACAAATGCGGAATTGAACAAATTACCTCCTGTGTTTGCCAAGGGTTGCCTGCACTGGTTGATGAGACCTGCGTCTTTCACCACGACTCCGAGTGTTGCTGTCGTGTCCTTCTCGGTCACAGAGGAGACCTTCACATGTCTCTGGTCCCCGCCCTTCTGGGTGCCAGGAGCGCCGCCGATCAGGTATGGGTTGTCCAAAGAGCAACTAGTGGAGATGGATGACCAACTATGTTTGGTCCGAGATACTTGCAACACAATCCTTTATGTTAACGTTTTGGAGATCTGGAAACTGCCAGACTATAGCTCTGGTGACTGGTTACTGAGTCATCGGATCAATTTGTCGAGCCACGTGGCAAGGGATTTACGCGAATCAGAAATTCTGAGAGTTATTGGATGTTTTAGCATCACTTCCAGGTCGCCAAGGAAGAAGATAGTCATCACTACTAGCAAGCACAAGATTTTCGACAAGTATCAGAAAATGGTTCACACCTATGACCCTAGGTCTGAAGCTCTAGAAACCATTCTTTCAATCACAGAGACACACTCAACTCCATATTATGGGCCCCCAAGTTCAAGGTTTAGTTTCATTCAAGACACCCTTGCTCCTGTGCATAAAACAGATGAAAAGATAGCCTTGTCATCTGACCTGGCTAAGGTGACTGGAGAGATCCTACTCCGCCTCCCAGCTAAAGCAGTGATACACTCCAAATTTGTGTGCAAGCAGTGGTTCAGATTGATCGAGAGTGACAACTTCATTCAGTCATACTTTCAGCATAAGAACATGGACAACAGACCTAAGGTCATGCTTCTGGTCAAGGGCACTGGACAATTGGGCTTCAGTTTTGCTCCCTTAAATAAATGCCTCCAAGAAGCTCCTAGTAACACTAGATTACTTGATACAAAGGTGGTTTGCTCCAAGCCTTGCCATGGGCTGAACTTGGTAAGCACCGAGACGGAGGTCTATCTCTGCAATCCATGTACAGGTTTCCACAGGGGTTACTCGCTGGGGCCAAGTTTGCTGCAGAGAATGCCTAAAGCAGAAGAGCATGCTTTTACAGTCGGCAATAAGAATATTGGCTTGACTTTCGACCCTTTGACTCAACAACATGTTATCGTGGCAATGTTCTATCGCCAGAAGGACTTCAAATCTCGTCAATATGACCTGAGATGCACGTTACGCTGGTGTGACTCTCGGGATCGCCCCCAACTGAGCTCGGTACCGCCTCTGCCTGTGAATGACATGCCACCGGCCTATGTTGAAGGAATGCTGTACTGGATGAGTGAACCAAGGTTGGGACAGAGCTGTGAATGGAACATTGTTTCTTTcaatcttgctacaagaattttcaATGTCGTCCCTTGCCCTTCGTGGTTTGCAAGATGGAATAGCAGAAACCGTTGTCGTGCATTTGTTGTTGAACTCGAGGGAGTATTATGTGCTGTTCTAGCAGATCCAATGGCAGAAAAATTAGATGTATGGAAGCTAGAGGATGGCCAATGGGGCAGAGCATACACAATTCACCTGGAAGCATATCCTGACTATTCCCTTAAGACAGGTGTTGTGGTGCCATTAGCTGTTGATCGCGATCATGGGAGGATCCTGCTCAGCACTGGGAGGAAAATAGGACTGTATGATCCAGTAGAGCAAGCAATTCAAAATTTGTATTCACTTGATCAGGTGCCGGTTGTCAGAAGCTGTAGTCCACACCATAAGTTTCTTGATATGCCTTCAACTTCATCAGCGAATAGTTTGACATGCTCCAAAGAAGACTCAGCGGCGGAGATGAATAGAATGGACTCTAAGATGATTCCTTGTGTTCCAATGTTATATGTGGAGAGCTTGGCATGTTACACCCGTGTGCCCAAAAAACAATTGATGTGGTGA